A window of the Zeugodacus cucurbitae isolate PBARC_wt_2022May chromosome 2, idZeuCucr1.2, whole genome shotgun sequence genome harbors these coding sequences:
- the LOC105219848 gene encoding U-Kazal-Dg21.2-like, giving the protein MHLKFAWFPYIFFFIAPAVLAQIVPCPLKYKCHIKEDPVWGSENRRCHIFLNKCFLANENCERMNNHLPMLKLENQTVCQQKCPQFCPDIVAPVCAIYRGLLQTFSNQCLLDKQACEAAKPWHYLFAGDCDYIFSVEEKKII; this is encoded by the exons ATGCATTTGAAATTTGCGTGgtttccatatatatttttcttcattgcACCTGCTGTCCTTGCCCAAATAGTACCGTGTCCACTGAAGTACAAATGTCACATAAAGGAAGATCCAGTTTGGGGAAGCGAAAATCGAAGATGCCACATTTTCCTCAATAAATGTTTTCTCGCAAATGAAAATTGTGAACGCATGAATAATCATTTGCCAA tgCTGAAACTGGAAAATCAGACGGTCTGCCAACAAAAGTGTCCTCAATTTTGTCCAGACATAGTTGCACCCGTATGCGCCATTTATAGGGGACTTCTGCAAACCTTCTCAAACCAATGTCTTCTCGATAAACAAGCTTGTGAAGCAGCAAAAC CGTGGCATTATCTCTTTGCGGGTGACTGTGATTATATTTTCTCAGTTGaggaaaagaaaattatatag